The Catellatospora citrea DNA segment GAAGGCGCCTTTGGCGACCACCGCGCGCAGCCGTCCCACCTCGGCGAGTTCGAGCGCGTCGGCATTGGGGTGCGGGTGGATCACCAGCCGTTCCGCGGTGACCTTGAGTGTCGACATGCCGAGCATCGTCCCGGCCCCACATCCGCCCAGCAACCGACTTAAGCGTCGGGGCGGATTGTGTGGGCGGACACCACTGGCGCGAGGCGTCCGGTGTGGCAGCATCCCGCGCACGGCGTGGGAGGAGCGGAGATGGCTCAGCAGGTGGCGTACCGGATGGAGAGCGTGCCCGTACGCGGTGGCGAGCTGCGGGTGGGCGTGTGGGGCGACGACGGTCCGGTGCTCGTCGCGGTGCACGGCATCACGTCGTCGCACCTGGCCTGGACACTGATCGGGCCCGAGCTGGGCCGCGACCACCGGGTGGTGGCGGTCGACCTGCGCGGCCGCGGCGGCAGCCGCGACCTGCCCGGCCCGTACGGCATGGCCGAGCACGCCGCCGACATCGCCGCGGTCGTCCGGGCGTACGCCGACGCCCCCGTCCCCCTGATCGGCCACTCGATGGGCGGCTTCGTGGTCGCGGAGACCGCGCGCCGCTTCCCGGAGCTGGTCGAGCGCCTGATCCTGGTCGACGGCGGGGCCCCGCTGCCGCTGCCGCCCGGCATCGACGCGTCGGCCGGCCCGGCCGCGCTGGAGGAGGCGATCGCCACGACGGTGGGCGCCGTCTTCGCCCGGCTGAACATGACCTTCCCCGACCGGGACGCCTACCTGGCGCTGTGGCGGCAACATCCGTCCTTCGACCCGTGGCCCGAGGGCGCCGACGCGTATCTCGACTACGACCTGGTGGGCGAGGAGCCGCGGATGCGCGCCGCGTGTCGCATGGAGGCCGCGGTCCGCGACGGGCAGGACCTCTACGCGCTGCCGGGCATGACGCCCGCGCCGCTGCCGCGTCCCGCGGTGTTCCTGCGCGCCCCGCGCGGCATGTTCGACGATCCGGACGCCCCGCTCTACACCCCGGGCCGAGCGAGCGAGTGGCTGCCGGGCGCGGCTGAGTCCGACGTGCCGGATGTGAACCACTACACGATCACGCTGGGCCGCGATGGCGCCGCGGCCGTGGCCGCCGCCGTCCGGGCGGGCACCCGCTGGCCACGCTGACCTGCGCGACGACGGCATCCATCCGCCTGCTCGCCCACGGGGCCGTTAAGAAGGGCACCTTC contains these protein-coding regions:
- a CDS encoding alpha/beta fold hydrolase, whose product is MAQQVAYRMESVPVRGGELRVGVWGDDGPVLVAVHGITSSHLAWTLIGPELGRDHRVVAVDLRGRGGSRDLPGPYGMAEHAADIAAVVRAYADAPVPLIGHSMGGFVVAETARRFPELVERLILVDGGAPLPLPPGIDASAGPAALEEAIATTVGAVFARLNMTFPDRDAYLALWRQHPSFDPWPEGADAYLDYDLVGEEPRMRAACRMEAAVRDGQDLYALPGMTPAPLPRPAVFLRAPRGMFDDPDAPLYTPGRASEWLPGAAESDVPDVNHYTITLGRDGAAAVAAAVRAGTRWPR